One genomic window of Staphylococcus hsinchuensis includes the following:
- a CDS encoding XRE family transcriptional regulator: MTDKELIEKVENRRKEQGLTIREMGFKLGHTGSYYIKLRDGYRRITDNARNKLKEFLNGQRDDIKAPKYENENMNKAYKSGYNKAIKDLREFLDTKKTDYQKMNGGLDNGFN; encoded by the coding sequence ATGACTGATAAAGAGTTAATAGAAAAAGTTGAAAATAGAAGAAAAGAGCAGGGATTAACAATCAGAGAGATGGGTTTCAAATTAGGGCATACAGGATCATATTACATTAAGCTCAGAGACGGATATAGAAGGATTACTGATAATGCCAGAAATAAATTAAAAGAATTTTTAAACGGACAACGAGATGATATAAAAGCACCGAAATACGAAAACGAAAATATGAACAAAGCATATAAAAGTGGTTACAACAAAGCAATCAAAGACTTAAGAGAATTTCTAGATACAAAAAAGACTGATTATCAAAAAATGAATGGAGGGCTAGATAATGGATTTAATTGA
- a CDS encoding helix-turn-helix transcriptional regulator, which translates to MDLIEKVRDKMKKDGLSVNKFSYLIGFSNAYVSKLLNGHRRITEKVEGVFNDYLSGKYDGIEIPKHTDDDKQKICVQGYRQAIKDMKEFIDSKKD; encoded by the coding sequence ATGGATTTAATTGAAAAAGTTAGAGACAAAATGAAAAAAGATGGTTTAAGTGTAAATAAATTTAGTTATTTAATAGGCTTTTCTAATGCGTACGTTAGCAAACTTTTAAATGGTCATAGAAGAATTACTGAAAAAGTTGAAGGTGTTTTTAATGATTACTTATCTGGAAAATACGATGGCATAGAAATACCGAAACATACTGATGACGATAAACAAAAAATATGCGTACAAGGTTACAGACAAGCAATTAAAGACATGAAAGAATTTATTGATTCAAAAAAAGACTGA
- a CDS encoding siphovirus Gp157 family protein: MSTLFNLKDDYKQVYDLIAEQGDEQVLNDTLASINDALEDKADGYVAVIKSLESDNAAIDEEIKRLQQRKTTNKNGIDRLKETLKETMESTGKTKFKTALNSYNIQNNPPSLNVLDEKLIPKDYWISQAPKLNKKDALAELKEGKEIPGVEVKQTRSLRVR; the protein is encoded by the coding sequence ATGAGTACATTATTTAATTTGAAAGATGATTATAAACAAGTATATGACTTAATAGCTGAACAAGGTGATGAACAAGTGTTGAATGACACTTTAGCAAGTATAAATGACGCGCTTGAAGATAAAGCAGATGGTTATGTTGCTGTGATTAAATCTTTAGAGAGTGACAACGCTGCTATTGATGAAGAAATTAAAAGGTTGCAACAACGTAAAACTACAAACAAAAACGGGATTGATCGTTTGAAAGAAACACTCAAAGAAACTATGGAATCTACTGGTAAAACTAAATTTAAAACTGCATTAAACAGTTACAACATTCAAAATAATCCACCTAGTTTAAATGTATTAGATGAAAAACTAATACCTAAAGATTATTGGATATCACAAGCACCTAAATTGAATAAAAAGGATGCATTAGCTGAATTAAAAGAAGGCAAGGAGATTCCTGGTGTAGAAGTGAAACAAACACGTAGTTTGAGGGTGAGATAA
- a CDS encoding ATP-binding protein: MSGEQDILKKLKINNIANKNKKKFYKFAVYGKIGTGKTTFATRNNNAFVIDINEDGTTVVDEGSDVSIENYDHFVYVIKYLPTILKQMRDQGQQIDVVVIETIQKLRDMTMQDVMKNKSKKPTFNDWGEVAERIVSMYRLLAKQQEEHQFHFVITGHEGINKDKDDEGSTINPTITIEAQEQIKKAITSQSDVLARAMVLEHEVDGVKRKDYVLNAEPSDTFETKIRHSPSITINNKVFINPSINDVVEAIRNGN, from the coding sequence ATGAGTGGAGAGCAAGATATTTTAAAAAAACTAAAAATCAATAATATAGCAAACAAGAATAAGAAGAAATTTTATAAGTTTGCAGTATACGGAAAAATCGGTACTGGAAAAACGACATTTGCTACTAGAAATAATAATGCTTTTGTAATTGATATCAATGAAGATGGTACAACAGTAGTTGATGAAGGTTCAGATGTATCTATAGAAAATTACGATCACTTTGTTTATGTCATTAAATATTTACCAACTATTTTGAAACAAATGCGTGATCAAGGTCAACAAATAGATGTTGTTGTAATTGAAACGATACAAAAATTACGCGATATGACAATGCAAGATGTTATGAAAAACAAATCAAAAAAGCCTACATTCAACGACTGGGGCGAAGTAGCTGAACGAATTGTAAGTATGTATAGATTATTAGCAAAACAACAGGAAGAACATCAATTTCACTTTGTTATTACTGGTCATGAAGGCATTAATAAAGACAAAGACGATGAAGGAAGCACTATAAATCCTACTATTACTATTGAAGCGCAAGAACAAATTAAAAAGGCTATTACATCACAAAGTGACGTATTGGCTAGAGCGATGGTTTTAGAGCATGAAGTAGATGGGGTTAAAAGAAAAGATTATGTATTGAATGCTGAACCATCAGATACATTTGAAACGAAAATCAGACATTCACCTTCTATAACAATTAATAACAAAGTATTTATAAATCCAAGTATCAATGACGTAGTAGAAGCAATTAGGAACGGAAACTAA
- a CDS encoding DUF669 domain-containing protein — translation MNFNLNLQGAQEIGNYMQPGQYSVKIKNFESKESKNGHPQIAITFSHKEEGDFTHYANGDTSNDFAKNWLFTFIKAVGVQGNNGQFSFTERDIIGKPINIELKREYNDYTEKWNTVLKRFWKFEGTPVYEKYEVKESEKNNNNQQQTNKPSVNDGNNPFANANGPIDLDDSTLPF, via the coding sequence ATGAATTTCAATTTAAACTTACAAGGTGCACAAGAAATCGGTAATTATATGCAACCAGGACAATACAGTGTAAAAATTAAAAACTTTGAATCAAAAGAATCTAAAAATGGACACCCACAAATCGCTATTACTTTTTCACACAAAGAAGAAGGAGATTTCACTCATTATGCAAATGGTGATACTTCAAATGACTTTGCAAAAAACTGGTTATTCACTTTCATAAAAGCAGTAGGTGTGCAAGGTAATAACGGTCAATTTAGCTTTACTGAACGAGATATTATTGGAAAACCTATCAACATTGAATTGAAACGTGAATACAACGACTATACAGAAAAGTGGAACACAGTTTTAAAACGTTTCTGGAAATTTGAAGGTACACCAGTTTACGAAAAGTATGAAGTTAAAGAATCAGAAAAAAATAATAATAATCAACAACAAACTAACAAACCTAGTGTAAACGATGGTAACAATCCATTCGCTAATGCAAATGGTCCGATTGATTTAGACGATTCGACGCTCCCATTTTAA
- a CDS encoding NUMOD4 domain-containing protein, translating into MAEIWRDVVGFEGIYEVSNKGNVRTHKNKTTYTKKHGVRKWKQRYLKNKTPNGRDVRVALWKGGKPKHYLVHRLVAYAFIPTIDGKNCINHIDGNPKNNNVNNLEWCNHLENNRHAFETGLMSTNMKVKLINHLGIEYEFISMSRACKFLGRCHGYISNKLRQGHNEVKDIHGNIFKVEKLM; encoded by the coding sequence ATGGCAGAAATTTGGAGAGATGTTGTAGGTTTTGAAGGGATATATGAAGTTAGTAATAAAGGCAATGTAAGAACCCATAAAAATAAAACAACTTATACAAAAAAGCATGGTGTTAGAAAGTGGAAACAACGATATTTAAAAAATAAAACACCTAATGGCAGAGATGTAAGAGTTGCTTTATGGAAAGGCGGAAAACCTAAACACTATTTAGTCCATAGATTAGTAGCTTATGCTTTTATACCAACTATTGACGGTAAAAATTGTATTAATCATATAGATGGCAATCCTAAAAATAATAATGTTAATAATCTTGAATGGTGCAATCATTTAGAAAATAACAGACATGCATTTGAAACTGGATTAATGAGCACCAATATGAAAGTAAAGTTAATCAATCATTTAGGTATTGAATACGAATTTATAAGCATGTCAAGAGCTTGTAAATTTTTAGGACGATGTCACGGCTATATAAGTAATAAATTAAGGCAAGGTCATAATGAAGTGAAAGACATTCACGGAAATATTTTTAAAGTAGAGAAGTTGATGTAA
- a CDS encoding putative HNHc nuclease, whose protein sequence is MPKITKYKQNTKGLYDVVVTDVEIPDQAIDLLDINQTVDVDCSVIDPNSITGKQRRKIFALVNDIEAYTGQPREYMRYMFQDFVQFIYGYEKRVSLATCSRTVAKQVIEIIIEWVFIHNIPLNYKTSDLLKNDKQFLYRATVNRNCIVCGKPHSELAHYHAVGRGRNRRKINHIGNQVLALCPNHHREQHQIGMDSFNEKYKLHDSWVDVDERLNQMLKGERIK, encoded by the coding sequence ATGCCTAAAATCACAAAATACAAACAAAATACTAAGGGTTTGTATGACGTAGTTGTTACAGATGTAGAAATACCAGATCAAGCTATTGATTTACTAGATATAAATCAAACAGTAGATGTTGATTGTTCAGTGATAGACCCTAATTCTATCACTGGCAAACAACGTCGAAAGATATTTGCACTTGTGAACGATATAGAAGCTTATACAGGGCAACCCAGAGAATATATGAGGTATATGTTCCAAGATTTTGTTCAGTTCATATACGGTTATGAGAAACGCGTATCACTAGCAACATGCAGCCGAACTGTAGCTAAACAAGTTATAGAAATAATTATTGAGTGGGTTTTTATACACAACATTCCACTTAACTATAAAACAAGTGATTTGTTAAAAAATGATAAGCAATTTTTATATAGAGCCACAGTAAATAGAAATTGTATTGTTTGTGGTAAACCACATTCAGAACTTGCACATTATCACGCGGTAGGACGAGGACGTAACAGACGCAAGATTAATCATATAGGCAATCAAGTATTAGCACTATGTCCTAATCACCACAGAGAACAGCATCAAATAGGCATGGACAGTTTCAACGAGAAATACAAATTACATGACAGTTGGGTGGATGTAGATGAGAGACTCAACCAAATGTTGAAAGGAGAAAGAATAAAATGA
- a CDS encoding helix-turn-helix domain-containing protein: protein MTIIRSAVGLGILTKEVRIRKDLTFFEKILICELDSLTNNVEGSTDISNEELSELYGVSESTVKRSIKKLEKLGFIEREVENVNYINRRKITVKR, encoded by the coding sequence ATGACAATCATAAGAAGTGCAGTGGGTTTAGGCATTTTAACTAAAGAAGTAAGAATTAGAAAAGATTTAACCTTTTTCGAAAAGATACTGATATGTGAACTTGATTCACTGACGAATAATGTTGAAGGTTCTACAGACATTTCAAATGAAGAGTTATCAGAACTTTATGGAGTTTCTGAGTCAACAGTTAAAAGATCAATTAAAAAGCTTGAGAAACTAGGTTTTATAGAAAGAGAAGTAGAAAACGTAAATTATATCAATAGAAGAAAGATAACTGTTAAGAGGTGA
- a CDS encoding conserved phage C-terminal domain-containing protein, which produces MNNRDYISSIITQFSGQNNIIPIPAIYLKITEDYPTAALLNQLIYWSDRTSRKDDYFYKSYKEWEDEIYLSKYQVMRSIKKLKSMGIVETALKKANGAPTVHYKVDSEVTSQWIVKFLNNGKSTNLTMDSKETQQSLTEITTENTTEITNNNILSGNPTTYPYKEVIEYLNKQTGKQFRSTTKKNQSLIKARVNEGFTLDDFKKVIDNMTNQWLNDNKMSKYLRPETLFGTKFEGYLNQESNTQPNNPYANAFENAQPLDMENLPF; this is translated from the coding sequence ATGAATAACAGAGATTACATTTCTTCAATAATCACTCAATTCAGCGGACAAAACAATATTATCCCTATACCTGCTATCTACTTAAAAATAACTGAGGATTATCCAACTGCTGCATTACTTAACCAATTGATTTATTGGTCGGATAGAACAAGTAGAAAAGACGATTACTTTTATAAATCTTATAAAGAATGGGAAGACGAAATATATTTATCTAAATACCAAGTAATGCGCTCAATAAAAAAATTGAAAAGTATGGGAATTGTAGAAACTGCTTTAAAAAAGGCGAATGGTGCGCCTACAGTTCATTATAAAGTCGATAGTGAAGTTACTTCACAATGGATTGTTAAGTTTCTTAACAATGGAAAGTCAACAAACTTAACAATGGATAGTAAAGAAACTCAACAATCTTTAACAGAGATTACTACAGAGAATACAACAGAGATTACTAACAATAATATATTGTCGGGCAACCCGACGACGTATCCTTACAAAGAAGTAATTGAGTATCTCAACAAACAAACAGGGAAGCAATTCAGATCAACTACTAAAAAGAATCAATCGCTAATTAAAGCAAGAGTGAATGAGGGGTTTACGCTAGATGACTTTAAAAAGGTTATTGACAATATGACTAACCAGTGGCTAAACGATAACAAGATGAGTAAGTACCTAAGACCCGAAACATTATTCGGTACTAAATTCGAGGGATACCTTAACCAAGAATCAAATACACAACCTAATAACCCATACGCTAATGCATTTGAAAATGCACAGCCATTGGATATGGAAAATCTACCGTTCTAA
- a CDS encoding ATP-binding protein, with the protein MEAFQNLAKKAGFRNKIVKQEFELHCKDCGRKYDYYEFDNGQVVKDGCDCDMIALAKESTENYRKKQRKSKAEKIFKQSIINDNLAQVTFENYQPTSEKLNYAKGLCQRYAQNFTLDNKQSLLIQGSFGTGKSHLSMSIVKEVKAKGYTVLYMNVPQLISTIKNTYNNRNGMTEQELAQIISDVDLMVFDDFGINMNEFATSKMFELVESRVGKHNIFTTNLDEKEMTRNKDMQRIFSRIMSNTTLIKMDGQDYRTRGLKF; encoded by the coding sequence ATGGAGGCTTTCCAGAACCTAGCTAAAAAAGCAGGTTTTAGAAATAAAATAGTTAAACAAGAGTTTGAATTACATTGTAAAGATTGTGGTCGTAAATATGACTACTACGAATTTGATAATGGGCAAGTGGTCAAAGATGGTTGTGACTGCGACATGATTGCACTAGCCAAAGAATCTACAGAAAATTATCGAAAGAAACAACGCAAGTCAAAAGCAGAAAAGATATTTAAACAATCTATAATAAACGACAATTTAGCTCAAGTTACATTTGAGAATTACCAACCTACATCAGAAAAGCTAAATTACGCTAAAGGTTTGTGTCAAAGGTACGCCCAAAACTTCACGTTAGACAATAAGCAATCACTATTAATTCAGGGATCGTTTGGTACAGGTAAGTCGCATTTATCTATGAGTATTGTAAAAGAAGTTAAGGCAAAAGGTTACACAGTGCTTTATATGAACGTACCTCAGCTCATTTCCACAATTAAAAATACCTACAACAACAGAAATGGTATGACTGAACAAGAGCTAGCACAAATTATTAGTGATGTTGATCTAATGGTATTTGATGATTTTGGTATCAACATGAATGAATTTGCAACAAGTAAGATGTTCGAGTTAGTCGAAAGCAGAGTAGGTAAACACAATATATTTACAACTAACCTAGATGAAAAAGAAATGACTAGAAATAAAGATATGCAACGTATATTTAGCAGAATTATGAGTAATACAACGCTAATCAAAATGGACGGTCAAGATTACAGAACAAGGGGGCTTAAATTTTGA
- a CDS encoding DUF1064 domain-containing protein, with amino-acid sequence MSKYNAKKIEYKGHVFDSKVECEYYQHLESKMNGVNYDRIEIQPRYELVPKFGKQRKAEYIADFALYLNDELIEVIDVKGRPTETAKLKAKMFRYLYRDVKLTWICKAPKYTGQEWITYEELIKVRRERKKEKMKNGKNQT; translated from the coding sequence ATGAGTAAATATAATGCGAAGAAAATTGAGTACAAAGGACATGTATTTGATAGCAAAGTAGAGTGTGAATATTACCAACATTTAGAAAGTAAGATGAATGGCGTTAACTATGATCGTATCGAAATACAACCAAGATACGAGCTTGTACCTAAGTTTGGTAAGCAACGTAAGGCAGAATATATTGCAGATTTTGCATTATATCTCAATGATGAGTTGATCGAAGTGATAGATGTTAAAGGTAGACCTACCGAAACGGCAAAACTTAAAGCTAAGATGTTCAGATACTTATACAGAGATGTAAAACTCACATGGATATGTAAAGCACCTAAATATACAGGTCAAGAATGGATAACATATGAAGAATTAATCAAAGTACGCAGGGAGCGTAAGAAGGAGAAGATGAAGAATGGTAAAAATCAAACGTAA
- the rinB gene encoding transcriptional activator RinB gives MKLILKLLLTLALYEELSKEITYEIICRMQAEDMVDQPKDYEE, from the coding sequence ATGAAACTAATACTAAAACTATTATTAACACTTGCACTCTATGAAGAACTAAGTAAAGAGATCACTTACGAAATCATTTGTCGTATGCAAGCGGAAGATATGGTAGATCAACCAAAGGATTATGAAGAATGA